Part of the Sulfuriflexus mobilis genome is shown below.
GTGACTGGGGCAACGAGCAACTTGAATGTCTTATTAATAGATTAAAACCTGCACACACTAAAGTGTATTTCAGATACGGAGTATAAATTATGGATTATCCAAGCGATCCTAATGTTGGCCTGGTCGGAGGGAAATTTACCGACGGTAATGAATTGGGTGGCGTTCCCGCATCACTTGATACCGCCGGTCATATGAATGGCATTACAGATGAAATATTAAATGTCATTGTCTCGGCGGGCCTCACGCCAGATGAAGCGGTTCTGACCCAGCTCGACACCGCCATTGCCACACTGATTGCCGGTGCCACGCCGGATGCCAGCGAAACAGCCAAGGGCATTATTGAGCTTGCCATCAACGCAGAAGCAGCAGCCGGAACGGATGCGCTTAGAGCTCTCACGCCAGCGGCGCTGGCTTCATTGTTTGGTGTGAGCTCTCCGGCGGAAAATGGCTATGCGCGAATTCCTATAAAGATTGGGACGGCGATTGATGAAATTATTGTTCAATGGGGAAGAGCCACGAGTAACGCATCCGGGCTTGCGGCAGTCACTTATCCGATAGCCTTCACGGCAGCGGTTTATGTTGGACTCGGAACTGTATTCGCTAATGTCCTGGATAATAATCTCGTGACGGTAGGAAATCTATCGACGACAGGAATGTCCTTGTTTGCAAGTGACGGGTCGGGTGTCGCGCTCAATGCGACGGTTGTTCATTGGATTGCAATAGGTAAATAAAATGGCCAATAAATATTACATACAATTTAACGTAGCAAACGAACTTGTTACTCGATTCGACAGCCACTCGTCGCATCTCCCACACCCTGCGGGCACAGTCGAGGTGTCTAAAACCGTATGGGATCAAACTGTTCAGGAAACCGACGGTATCTGGAAGCGTGATCCAGTGACGGGTGACATCACCAAGCATCCACTCCCATTGATGCCGCTCGCTGCCTTGCAAAAACAAGGCAAGGCCCGAGTTGATGCCGCCGCCGAACAAGCCCGCATGCAATTCATTACGCCAGGCTCCGGTCAGGCTATTGTCTACGAACTGAAGCGTGCTGAGTTGATGGCGTATGAAGCAGCAGGTTCGCCCGTTGCTACCGACTACCCATTGATGAACGAACGTGCCACGCGCAAAGGCATGACGCTTGCTCAGGTGGCTACTGAATGGCGTGCCAAAGTGGATGTATGGACTGGATATGCTGCGCAGATCGAGGGCTTACGTGAAGGTGCCAAAGAGGCCATCGATGCTGTAGTTGATGATGCCAGCGCACAAGCCAACATCGACGCCATCGTCAACGGCATCACCTGGCCCGCGCCGGTTTGATTCTTGGCTAATAAGGGTGGCCGAAGACCCTGAAAAATGAGGACGGGAAAATGATAACGGCTCAGGGAAAGCCTGGGCAGTCCATTAAAGAAGAAGGGAGCGACCAGGCGGTGCGGTAACACCACCCAGCCCCCAACCACAGTGTACAAGCCACTGTGAGCCAGGCAAGGCTCCCCCGCCGCACGTGCAGCATGGGTGAGCCTACCATAACCACAATAAGAACCAGAGGCTCACATGACTGCTAAACCATTAATTCCTTGGATAGGTGGCAAAACCAGACTTGCGGACAAAATACTGCCGCTATTCCCGGCCCACACCTGCTACGTTGAACCGTTCGCAGGGGCAGCCGGATTGCTCTTTAAAAAAGAACCCAGCAAGGTCGAAGTGCTGAACGACATCAACGGTGACCTGGTCAACCTGTACCGGGTTGTCCAGCACCACCTGGTCGAATTCCTGAAGTGCTTCGAGTATGCCGTTGTCGGTCGCCAGATGTTCGAGTGGGAGCAGAT
Proteins encoded:
- a CDS encoding gp53-like domain-containing protein, translated to MDYPSDPNVGLVGGKFTDGNELGGVPASLDTAGHMNGITDEILNVIVSAGLTPDEAVLTQLDTAIATLIAGATPDASETAKGIIELAINAEAAAGTDALRALTPAALASLFGVSSPAENGYARIPIKIGTAIDEIIVQWGRATSNASGLAAVTYPIAFTAAVYVGLGTVFANVLDNNLVTVGNLSTTGMSLFASDGSGVALNATVVHWIAIGK